GCGGATGTCAGATGATGCTGTTAATGACAACCTCAACATCAAGTCTACTAGCGAGACAGATAAAATCCCTAACTTATTTAAGATATTCTGGCAATCGGTAACCATCGCCGAACAGGAATTAACTCGTCTTCATCTGAAAGTATGTCCGCCTGATGTCATCATAAAGCCAGATACCGGTTCTATACAATTATGGGAATTTGCCCGAGCCATGGAGGCTATAGAAGCAGGCGAAAAAGCGGCAAAGAGTAAACTGAAAAAACTAACAAATGAAAAATAAGGAGAATACAATGTGTACACCCAAAATTTACATTAGCGTATGTTTATCACTAATCATTGGATTTTATACAATTGGTCATGCTGCTGACCCTGTAAAGATCCTCCAAACGGTGGAAGATGTTTTGAATGCGCCTGCCGACCGAGAGGCAACCATAAAGATGCAGCTTATCGATAATAAAGAAAACACTAAAAATCGCGAATTAACAATTTTTCAAAAGGGACCTGAAAAACGATTGATTCGTTTCAATGCCCCAGCCGATGTCAAGGGAGTTGGATTCTTAGTTTTAGAGGATGATTTGATGTATCTGTACATGCCTGCTTTTGCTAAAATCCGCCGTATCGCCTCGCATGTAAAAAACGAAAACTTTATGGGAACAGACTTCACCTATGATGATATGGCGCAGAATGATTATGTAAAAAACTATACGCCGGTACTAAGAGAAGAAACCGACCAGCATTACATCCTGGAGCTAACGCCAAAACCTGAATCCGAGATTGATTACAGTAAACTGGTTATGTGGGCTAATAAACAAACCATGCTGCCGGATAAAGTCGAGTTTTATGATCGGTCGGATCGTCTCCTGAAAATTATGAACCAGACGGATACCGAAAAGCTTGATGGTTACTGGACACCTAAACATATCGAAATGGAAAATGTTCAGGATGAGCATAAAACCATTATGGAGATGACAGATATTAAACACGACCAGGGCATTCCTGATAAAAAGTTTACCCAACGCTATTTGAAGAGGCGCTAATTTTGACTAACTCTAACAGTAAAATGGAGCCTGAGATGAAAACATTTTTCCTTTGCGCTGGAATAATACTTACCATATTGGTTCTTACTACCAGCGTCATAGCTGAAACTAATATTGGCGGTTATATCAATACCGACAACCGGTATCGACCTGAAGGCAATGATAAGTATACATGGAACGAGAACCGTTTAGGATTAAAGATTACTGCAAGCGCAGACGGAGTCTCGGGATTTAGCGAACTTCGTTTCCGCAACTTTGGCTTTCCCGACATCCAACAAACAGGTCAGCTTCGTGACAGTGATTATATTCAGCCTTGGAGATTTGAACTCTATGAAGCGTATGTTGATATTTACGGTTTGCTCTTTGAAAATTTAGATATACGGGTCGGGAAACAGCGTATCGCCTGGGGCACAGCAGATAAGCTGAATGTGGTTGATAACTTGAACCCTGATGATTTCGAGGATATCCTGGATTTTAGCCAGAAACTACCAACTATGTCCCTCCGATTGGATTATTACCCCGGCGATTTTATTGTTACAGGAGTTATTATCCCGACTTTCACTCCGACAAGGTCAATGCCTTCAAGCTGGCAGGCACCTGTTTCATTCCCGCTCCCGCCGGAGTTGAGTTTACGGACTTTGGATGATGAGGTTATCTTGCCTGAAAACCGTCCTCAAGATTCTGCAATCTTAGGATTAAGAATAAAAAGGACTCTGCTGGATTATGACTGGTCGCTTTCTTATGTGTATGGCCGGGATGAGTGGGCGTTGCCAACCAAAGCAGAAATGATTGTAGTCGACACCCTTGATGTTGCGGATGTTCATTTGACCTTAGAATACCCCAGGCTGCAGATTATAGGAGCGGATATGGCTGGTACTATTGGTGATGTAGGTATATGGGCTGAGGGCGCTGTATTTCTCCCAGAGAAAAAGATATATACCAGCATAACCTCTCCTGATGAAACACAGGAGCAGCTTGCTTTAGATGATAAGCCTTATTTGAAATATGTTGTTGGCGGTGATTATACATTTAAAAACGGAATATATGTCAATGGCCAGTATTTACATGGATTTTATACTGACCGCGGCGTTGACAACATGGAAGATTATTTCCTTATCGCCTTTGAAAAGAAGTTCTTTCACGAAGACTTGAAAACCCGAATAGTCATGGCCGCTGAGGTTGCAGATTTCGATGATATAGAAAATCGTTCCGCCTACTTCGGAGGTCCGGAACTGACTTACTACCCTAAGGACAATGTAGAATTGGCTGCAGGTAGTTTTTTGCTGGCCGGAGATTCATCAACGCAATTCGGGCAATTTAAGGAAAACGATGAAATTTATTTTAAGGTAAAATATTCATTTTAAATTAAACTTTTAAACAAAGGAGCAACTAAAATGAACATCATTGATGTCATACCTCAAAAGGCTGAGGTCGGTTTATTAAACTTTGCCGCATCGACATCATTTCTTAGACCAACCGCAGCGAAGTTTTTAGATAAGATTGCCTATCATTACATTATCGAGTGTAATAATGACAATTATCCTATGGGAGTGCAGAGGGATAAAGTGGACATGGTGAAGGCAATGATATCTTCAGCAGAAAGAGGCCTTTCGCGGGATCTTATCGGAACAGATGCGCGGAATAAGCTGGCGGATGTTTTTCTAGAAAAGATTATGTTAAAGCCCGATGACATAAGCAAACAGTATATTGAAATACATGGCATGAGACCGCCAGGATTTATTGTTATCGCTCCTACCGGGCGATGCAACCTTGAATGTAAGGGTTGTTATGCCGGCAGTGACCCCTCGCGAAGAACAACAATGCCGTATGACATTGTCGACAGGAT
Above is a genomic segment from Candidatus Zixiibacteriota bacterium containing:
- a CDS encoding outer membrane lipoprotein-sorting protein, with translation MCTPKIYISVCLSLIIGFYTIGHAADPVKILQTVEDVLNAPADREATIKMQLIDNKENTKNRELTIFQKGPEKRLIRFNAPADVKGVGFLVLEDDLMYLYMPAFAKIRRIASHVKNENFMGTDFTYDDMAQNDYVKNYTPVLREETDQHYILELTPKPESEIDYSKLVMWANKQTMLPDKVEFYDRSDRLLKIMNQTDTEKLDGYWTPKHIEMENVQDEHKTIMEMTDIKHDQGIPDKKFTQRYLKRR